The Providencia sp. PROV188 genome includes a region encoding these proteins:
- the mutH gene encoding DNA mismatch repair endonuclease MutH: MSFIPPSPPENETVLLARAQALAGYTLGELATIAGIPIPPDLKRDKGWVGTLLEFFLGATAGSKAEQDFADIGVELKTIPIDRHGAPLETTFVSVAPLTGNSGLTWENSHVRRKLSRILWFPIEGERQIPLAQRRIANPLIWSPSALEEQLLRQDWEELMDLIVLGKVETITARHGQVLQIRPKAANNRALTEGIGEFGQPIMTLPRGFYLKKDFTGPLLARHFNLG, from the coding sequence TCACCACCAGAAAATGAAACCGTCTTATTAGCGCGAGCCCAAGCCCTTGCTGGCTATACGCTTGGTGAGCTAGCAACTATTGCAGGTATCCCAATTCCCCCCGATCTTAAACGAGATAAAGGCTGGGTCGGGACATTGTTAGAGTTTTTTTTAGGTGCGACCGCAGGCAGTAAAGCCGAACAGGATTTTGCAGATATTGGCGTGGAGCTTAAAACAATCCCAATCGATCGCCATGGCGCACCATTAGAAACGACATTTGTCTCTGTCGCACCACTCACGGGCAATAGCGGTCTAACATGGGAAAATAGCCATGTACGCCGCAAATTATCTCGCATTTTGTGGTTTCCGATTGAAGGTGAGCGTCAAATACCACTTGCCCAGCGACGTATTGCCAACCCTCTGATTTGGAGCCCTTCTGCGCTTGAAGAACAACTTTTACGCCAAGATTGGGAAGAGTTAATGGATTTAATTGTGCTGGGAAAAGTCGAAACCATCACGGCTCGTCACGGACAAGTTTTACAGATTCGCCCCAAAGCGGCGAATAATAGAGCACTAACCGAAGGTATAGGAGAATTTGGACAGCCTATAATGACATTACCGAGAGGTTTCTATTTAAAAAAAGATTTTACGG